A region of Anopheles merus strain MAF chromosome 2R, AmerM5.1, whole genome shotgun sequence DNA encodes the following proteins:
- the LOC121601340 gene encoding diacylglycerol kinase eta isoform X1, with the protein MAAAVQGSPRTGDESSESENETEPAKIFHRKLSTKKDVKSATAVKEGYLMKQTWSFQRWRRRYFRLKGHKLYYAKDSKSDLFDEIDLSNLCFAECSTKNANHSFQLITPTRSLVLCAESRREMEDWLQALKAASAREFFEPGPPDQHDFLSGHHHWYATSHARPTYCNVCREALSGVTSHGLSCEVCKCKVHKRCAAKAISNCKWTTLASVGKDIIEDSDGNIVMPHQWMEGNLPVSSKCLVCDKTCGSVMRLQDWRCLWCRSTVHTACRPQSPNSCPLGPARVSMVPPTSLHSIGLDEAWDVCKPHGSFSPLLVFVNSKSGDNQGVKFLRRFKQLLNPAQVFDLISSGPGLGLRLFRHFDPFRILICSGDGSVGWVLSEIDHLNMQKQCQIAVLPLGTGNDLARVLGWGSSCDDDAHLPQLLERYEKASTKMLDRWSVMVFERDIGIASTRTPKMSISHYPDPLLSQYEDSALWHLQSIVYNEDTQMMIQSTRILCETVNDFIARVRETSSEEEQLSVKCDILRQKLGMLLDTLKDEEAGLHGDDELFRTLKEIAQKSASERPIDTKTIEKNEKDKLNSKERISRIDRRSEKEALLCRANSLKRAIHEVVEMSEKIIPYAPQKRLSVPMNTLRATASSSDNSVNTSPATLPPPPTGMMSPSVSTSRLTCISPLPDMRRDSMDEHFFSTLNLPVPKQFADGGSRRSSGVPESYRISSIEELEENSVHTEPKLADRILEPPIEGESEMATDNPGKDQDDTLNQKSTTTTTSDSQSTTAPYDFSFESDTKTVKFDLDPNSAFERLGFKPFKKTIEQHHQQQQQQLGGDGQSHRTEGGGGGGYLQFQPIEVYERNYYRTHGQRLGVGGAGKAGLAGGSGEAASAKAGASCNMLQVPTICIPSLEKPPENIYFSENITIIDTDMPERSSSDEVPGDGSDILSAISNEECSVTSEILDRQSDNNSQVHVGDIIQDLDNDRFSHIDSPETSDTTEALHGESLMDDISSVLGQDLLGALQDNTITEDTTTLCTLEHTKRRSFKGKRTVAAASEPVELDQCGFENRVFDIDNRCDDQKVKEPRFCSLAKFVEGNDIARKSFKRPHRGGAVRNLGPQRYANRLSVGENEYENIKSFARNLLPVHGSPSDVSVSETDTVRSSGFEYRKLVSAANAEDEDESLPDDELGERSLSENEESRPRHRAHADDDEEGEEDDEEEEEEEEEEEEEEEKEEEDEDGDESLLGRDDEHEKDDRSEKSFQLPGIPTINVVVEPPSPAISDELRSLRVPDIRRHSEHTPNLLAPREIDINRRHSNNNPNLLGFDSEHIRFLNCSPAASRRISSGSLLFKPEGLGSSKSNIFSSNLGLFGTDKDAEERKKEEKEERVKKLPIINPLVRLPSWPNVSTGTGFISKCLLANADTLCAAVSPLMDPDETLLEGYYEKAVMNNYFGIGIDAKISLDFHNKREEHPEKCRSRAKNYMWYGVLGSKQWLQKTYKNLEQKVQLECDGQRIPLPSLQGIVVLNIPSFMGGTNFWGSKKEDDCFLAQSFDDRILEVVAVFGSVQMAASRLINLQHHRIAQCQSVQINILGEECVPIQVDGEAWLQPPGMIRIIHKNRVQMLCRNRSLEVSLKSWQEKQRQHSISIAREQPSTASEHHVAPSEDMFSERETYLLLNFIECVSTLVKWVKFLIISHPSLQPNLYVVASKTADALESIHPGGKIIEGPNLRRQLTQLVRCARQLYEDTCELLRERSHSLILREDLETKLSVSLANMEMELGKCSLQQSSDTGETKVYLNVLAPNEEIDHRKKQKPFWLRFRTGHSSHHSPALSGAGPKAAGTTSRETVSNWGVGEVVTWLEAMQLAEYVDSFIKNDIRGKELLTLARRDLKDLGVTKVGHVKRILQAIKDLGTG; encoded by the exons AGTGATCTTTTCGATGAAATCGACCTCTCCAACCTGTGCTTCGCCGAGTGCAGTACGAAGAATGCTAACCATAGCTTCCAG CTAATTACACCGACCCGTTCGCTAGTGCTGTGTGCTGAATCACGCCGAGAGATGGAAGACTGGCTGCAGGCACTGAAAGCCGCTTCGGCGCGGGAATTTTTCGAGCCGGGACCACCAGATCAGCACGATTTCCTCTCCGGGCATCATCACTG GTACGCCACATCCCACGCCCGCCCGACGTACTGCAACGTGTGCCGGGAGGCACTGTCCGGCGTCACCTCCCACGGGCTGTCCTGCGAGGTGTGCAAATGCAAGGTGCACAAGCGCTGCGCCGCCAAAGCAATATCCAACTGCAAATGGACAACGCTCGCCAGCGTCGGCAAGGACATCATCGAGGACAGCGATGGG AACATCGTGATGCCGCACCAGTGGATGGAGGGCAATCTGCCCGTCTCGTCCAAGTGTCTGGTGTGCGACAAGACGTGCGGGTCGGTCATGCGGCTGCAGGACTGGCGCTGCCTCTGGTGCCGCTCGACGGTGCATACGGCCTGCCGGCCCCAGTCACCGAACTCGTGCCCGCTCGGGCCGGCCCGCGTCTCCATGGTGCCGCCGACATCGCTCCACTCGATCGGGCTGGACGAGGCGTGGGACGTTTGCAAGCCGCACGGCAGCTTCTCGCCCCTGCTCGTGTTCGTCAACTCAAAGTCGGGCGACAATCAGGGCGTAAAGTTTCTGCGCCGCTTCAAGCAACTTCTCAACCCGGCCCAGGTGTTTGATCTCATCTCGAGCGGTCCGGGCCTCGGGCTGCGCCTGTTTCGCCATTTCGATCCGTTCCGCATACTGATCTGCTCCGGTGATGGGTCGGTCGGCTGGGTGCTCAGCGAGATCGACCATCTAAACATGCAA AAACAATGCCAAATAGCAGTGCTTCCGCTTGGGACGGGTAACGATCTGGCCCGCGTCCTTGGCTGGGGCAGCTCCTGCGACGACGATGCGCACCTACCGCAGCTGCTGGAGCGATACGAGAAGGCTAGCACGAAAATGCTCGACAG ATGGAGCGTGATGGTTTTCGAGCGCGACATTGGCATCGCCTCGACACGCACGCCCAAGATGTCGATCTCGCACTATCCGGACCCGCTGCTCTCCCAGTACGAGGACAGTGCGCTGTGGCATCTGCAGTCAATTGTCTACAACGAAGACACACAAATGATGATACAATCGACGAGAATCCTGTGCGAAACGGTCAATGACTTTATTGCTAGAGTAAGAGAAACCAGCTCGGAAGAGGAGCAATTAAGCGTCAAATGTGATATTTTAAG ACAAAAGTTAGGAATGTTATTAGATACTCTGAAGGATGAGGAAGCTGGTCTTCACGGTGACGACGAATTATTTAGAACACTGAAAGAAATTGCtcaaaaaagtgcctcagaaagaCCAATAGATAC aaaaacaATAGAGAAAAACGAGAAAGACAAACTGAATTCCAAAGAGCGCATCAGTAGAATAGACCGTCGTTCGGAAAAGGAGGCACTTTTATGCCGGGCCAACAGCCTCAAGCGAGCAATACATGAAGTGGTGGAGATGAGCGAAAAGATCATACCGTACGCACCACAGAAGCGCCTTTCGGTACCTATGAACACCCTGCGAG CCACCGCTTCCTCATCGGATAATTCAGTGAACACGTCGCCGGCCACGCTGCCACCACCGCCCACCGGCATGATGTCGCCGTCGGTGTCGACGTCACGGCTGACCTGCATCTCACCGCTGCCCGACATGCGGCGCGACTCGATGGATGAGCACTTCTTCAGCACGCTGAACCTGCCCGTCCCGAAACAGTTCGCCGACGGGGGCAGCCGGCGCAGCTCGGGCGTACCGGAGTCGTACCGCATCTCGAGCATCGAGGAGCTGGAGGAGAACAGCGTGCACACGGAGCCGAAGCTGGCCGACCGCATCCTGGAGCCGCCGATCGAGGGCGAGTCCGAGATGGCGACCGACAACCCGGGCAAGGATCAGGACGACACGCTGAACCAAAAgtcgaccaccaccaccacatccGATTCGCAGTCGACCACGGCACCGTACGACTTTTCGTTCGAGTCCGACACGAAGACGGTCAAGTTCGATCTCGATCCGAACAGCGCGTTCGAGCGGCTCGGTTTCAAACCGTTCAAGAAAACGATCGaacagcaccatcagcagcagcagcagcagctgggaGGCGATGGACAGTCTCATCGCACCGaaggcggcggtggcggcggctaTCTGCAGTTTCAGCCGATCGAAGTGTACGAACGCAACTACTACCGTACCCATGGGCAGCGGCTGGGTGTCGGTGGGGCAGGAAAGGCCGGGCTGGCTGGTGGTTCGGGCGAGGCAGCGTCGGCGAAAGCGGGCGCATCGTGCAATATGCTGCAGGTGCCTACGATCTGCATTCCCAGCCTGGAGAAACCACCGGAAAACATCTACTTCAGCGAAAACATCACCATAATCGATACGGACATGCCG GAGCGTTCGTCCTCCGATGAGGTCCCGGGCGATGGCAGTGATATTCTTTCAGCAATAAGCAACGAAGAATGTAGCGTCACGTCGGAGATACTGGACAGACAATCAGATAACAACTCGCAGGTTCATGTGGGTGACATTATACAG GATCTGGACAACGATCGCTTCAGCCATATCGATTCGCCGGAAACGAGCGACACGACGGAAGCCCTGCACGGCGAAAGCCTGATGGACGACATCAGCTCGGTGCTGGGGCAGGACCTGCTGGGCGCCCTGCAGGACAACACCATCACGGAGGACACGACCACACTCTGCACGCTCGAGCACACCAAGCGGCGAAGCTTCAAGGGCAAGCGCACCGTCGCCGCCGCGTCCGAGCCGGTCGAGCTCGACCAGTGCGGGTTCGAGAACCGCGTCTTCGACATCGACAATCGGTGCGACGACCAGAAGGTGAAGGAACCACGGTTCTGCAGCCTGGCCAAGTTTGTCGAGGGCAACGACATCGCGCGTAAAAGCTTCAAGCGTCCGCACCGTGGCGGTGCCGTGCGTAACCTCGGCCCGCAACGGTACGCCAACCGGCTGTCGGTCGGCGAGAACGAGTACGAAAACATCAAAAGCTTTGCGCGCAACCTGCTGCCGGTGCACGGTTCCCCGTCCGACGTGTCCGTGTCGGAGACGGACACCGTGCGGTCGTCCGGCTTCGAGTACCGGAAGCTGGTGTCGGCGGCGAACGCGGAAGATGAGGACGAAAGCCTGCCGGACGATGAGCTAGGCGAGCGGTCGTTGAGCGAGAACGAGGAGTCGCGGCCGCGGCACCGCGCCCACGCGGATGACGATGAAGAGGGCGAGGAAGACgatgaggaggaagaggaggaagaggaggaggaagaggaggaggaagagaagGAGGAAGAGGATGAGGACGGGGACGAGAGTTTGCTCGGGCGGGACGATGAGCACGAGAAGGACGACCGTAGCGAGAAAAGCTTCCAGCTGCCGGGCATTCCCACGATCAACGTGGTGGTGGAGCCGCCCTCGCCGGCCATCAGCGACGAGCTGCGGTCGCTGCGCGTGCCGGACATACGGCGCCACTCGGAGCATACGCCGAACCTGCTGGCGCCGCGCGAAATCGACATCAATCGGCGCCACTCGAACAACAACCCGAACCTGCTCGGGTTCGACTCGGAGCACATCCGCTTCCTGAACTGCTCGCCGGCCGCGTCCCGGCgcatcagcagcggcagcctGCTGTTCAAGCCGGAGGGTTTGGGCAGCTCGAAGAGCAACATCTTCAGCTCCAACCTGGGCCTGTTCGGGACGGACAAGGATgcggaagagagaaagaaggaggaaaaggaggagCGCGTGAAGAAGCTGCCCATCATCAATCCGCTCGTCCGGCTGCCGTCCTGGCCGA ACGTAAGCACCGGTACGGGCTTCATATCGAAGTGCTTGCTGGCGAACGCGGACACGCTGTGTGCCGCGGTCAGCCCGCTGATGGATCCGGACGAAACGCTGCTGGAGGGGTACTACGAGAAGGCGGTCATGAACAACTACTTCGGCATCGGTATCGATGCGAAGATTTCGCTCGACTTCCACAACAAGCGCGAGGAGCACCCGGAGAAGTGCCGGTCGCGGGCCAAGAACTACATGTGGTACGGCGTGCTCGGCTCGAAGCAGTGGCTGCAGAAGACGTACAAAAACCTCGAGCAGAAGGTGCAGCTCGAGTGCGACGGGCAGCGCATCCCGCTGCCGTCGCTGCAGGGCATCGTGGTGCTGAACATACCGAGCTTCATGGGCGGTACGAACTTCTGGGGCAGCAAGAAGGAGGACGACTGCTTCCTGGCGCAGAGCTTCGACGACCGCATCCTGGAGGTGGTGGCCGTGTTCGGCTCGGTGCAGATGGCCGCCTCGCGGCTTATCAACCTGCAGCACCACCGGATAGCCCAGTGCCAGAGCGTGCAGATCAACATCCTTG GCGAAGAGTGCGTGCCGATACAGGTGGACGGGGAGGCGTGGCTGCAGCCGCCCGGCATGATACGCATCATACACAAGAACCGGGTGCAGATGCTGTGCCGCAACCGCAGCCTGGAGGTGTCGCTGAAGAGCTGGCAGGAGAAGCAGCGCCAGCACAGCATCAGCATCGCCCGGGAGCAACCGTCGACCGCGTCCGAGCATCACGTCGCGCCGTCCGAGGACATGTTCTCCGAGCGCGAGACGTACCTGCTGCTGAACTTTATCGAGTGCGTCAGCACGCTCGTGAAGTGGGTGAAGTTTCTGATCATCTCGCACCCATCGCTGCAGCCGAACCTGTACGTGGTGGCGTCGAAGACGGCGGACGCGCTGGAGTCGATCCACCCGGGGGGCAAAATCATCGAGGGACCAAACCTTCGCCGACAGCTGACCCAGTTG GTTCGTTGCGCCCGGCAGCTGTACGAGGACACGTGCGAGCTGTTGCGCGAGCGCAGCCACAGCCTGATACTGCGCGAAGATCTGGAAACCAAGCTGAGCGTGTCGCTCGCCAACATGGAGATGGAGCTGGGCAAGTGCTCGCTGCAGCAGTCGTCCGATACGGGCGAAACGAAGGTGTATCTGAACGTGCTAGCCCCGAACGAGGAGATCGATCATCGCAAGAAGCAGAAACCGTTCTGGTTGCGGTTCCGCACCGGGCACAGCTCGCACCACAGCCCCGCCCTGAGCGGTGCCGGCCCGAAAGCGGCCGGCACTACGTCGCGCGAAACCGTCAGCAACTGGGGGGTGGGTGAGGTCGTCACCTGGCTAGAGGCGATGCAGCTGGCCGAGTACGTGGACAGCTTCATCAAGAACGACATACGCGGCAAGGAGCTGCTAACGCTGGCGCGCCGCGATCTGAAGGACCTGGGCGTGACCAAGGTTGGCCATGTGAAGCGCATTTTGCAGGCGATCAAAGATCTTGGAACAGGATAG
- the LOC121601340 gene encoding diacylglycerol kinase eta isoform X2 — translation MEDWLQALKAASAREFFEPGPPDQHDFLSGHHHWYATSHARPTYCNVCREALSGVTSHGLSCEVCKCKVHKRCAAKAISNCKWTTLASVGKDIIEDSDGNIVMPHQWMEGNLPVSSKCLVCDKTCGSVMRLQDWRCLWCRSTVHTACRPQSPNSCPLGPARVSMVPPTSLHSIGLDEAWDVCKPHGSFSPLLVFVNSKSGDNQGVKFLRRFKQLLNPAQVFDLISSGPGLGLRLFRHFDPFRILICSGDGSVGWVLSEIDHLNMQKQCQIAVLPLGTGNDLARVLGWGSSCDDDAHLPQLLERYEKASTKMLDRWSVMVFERDIGIASTRTPKMSISHYPDPLLSQYEDSALWHLQSIVYNEDTQMMIQSTRILCETVNDFIARVRETSSEEEQLSVKCDILRQKLGMLLDTLKDEEAGLHGDDELFRTLKEIAQKSASERPIDTKTIEKNEKDKLNSKERISRIDRRSEKEALLCRANSLKRAIHEVVEMSEKIIPYAPQKRLSVPMNTLRATASSSDNSVNTSPATLPPPPTGMMSPSVSTSRLTCISPLPDMRRDSMDEHFFSTLNLPVPKQFADGGSRRSSGVPESYRISSIEELEENSVHTEPKLADRILEPPIEGESEMATDNPGKDQDDTLNQKSTTTTTSDSQSTTAPYDFSFESDTKTVKFDLDPNSAFERLGFKPFKKTIEQHHQQQQQQLGGDGQSHRTEGGGGGGYLQFQPIEVYERNYYRTHGQRLGVGGAGKAGLAGGSGEAASAKAGASCNMLQVPTICIPSLEKPPENIYFSENITIIDTDMPERSSSDEVPGDGSDILSAISNEECSVTSEILDRQSDNNSQVHVGDIIQDLDNDRFSHIDSPETSDTTEALHGESLMDDISSVLGQDLLGALQDNTITEDTTTLCTLEHTKRRSFKGKRTVAAASEPVELDQCGFENRVFDIDNRCDDQKVKEPRFCSLAKFVEGNDIARKSFKRPHRGGAVRNLGPQRYANRLSVGENEYENIKSFARNLLPVHGSPSDVSVSETDTVRSSGFEYRKLVSAANAEDEDESLPDDELGERSLSENEESRPRHRAHADDDEEGEEDDEEEEEEEEEEEEEEEKEEEDEDGDESLLGRDDEHEKDDRSEKSFQLPGIPTINVVVEPPSPAISDELRSLRVPDIRRHSEHTPNLLAPREIDINRRHSNNNPNLLGFDSEHIRFLNCSPAASRRISSGSLLFKPEGLGSSKSNIFSSNLGLFGTDKDAEERKKEEKEERVKKLPIINPLVRLPSWPNVSTGTGFISKCLLANADTLCAAVSPLMDPDETLLEGYYEKAVMNNYFGIGIDAKISLDFHNKREEHPEKCRSRAKNYMWYGVLGSKQWLQKTYKNLEQKVQLECDGQRIPLPSLQGIVVLNIPSFMGGTNFWGSKKEDDCFLAQSFDDRILEVVAVFGSVQMAASRLINLQHHRIAQCQSVQINILGEECVPIQVDGEAWLQPPGMIRIIHKNRVQMLCRNRSLEVSLKSWQEKQRQHSISIAREQPSTASEHHVAPSEDMFSERETYLLLNFIECVSTLVKWVKFLIISHPSLQPNLYVVASKTADALESIHPGGKIIEGPNLRRQLTQLVRCARQLYEDTCELLRERSHSLILREDLETKLSVSLANMEMELGKCSLQQSSDTGETKVYLNVLAPNEEIDHRKKQKPFWLRFRTGHSSHHSPALSGAGPKAAGTTSRETVSNWGVGEVVTWLEAMQLAEYVDSFIKNDIRGKELLTLARRDLKDLGVTKVGHVKRILQAIKDLGTG, via the exons ATGGAAGACTGGCTGCAGGCACTGAAAGCCGCTTCGGCGCGGGAATTTTTCGAGCCGGGACCACCAGATCAGCACGATTTCCTCTCCGGGCATCATCACTG GTACGCCACATCCCACGCCCGCCCGACGTACTGCAACGTGTGCCGGGAGGCACTGTCCGGCGTCACCTCCCACGGGCTGTCCTGCGAGGTGTGCAAATGCAAGGTGCACAAGCGCTGCGCCGCCAAAGCAATATCCAACTGCAAATGGACAACGCTCGCCAGCGTCGGCAAGGACATCATCGAGGACAGCGATGGG AACATCGTGATGCCGCACCAGTGGATGGAGGGCAATCTGCCCGTCTCGTCCAAGTGTCTGGTGTGCGACAAGACGTGCGGGTCGGTCATGCGGCTGCAGGACTGGCGCTGCCTCTGGTGCCGCTCGACGGTGCATACGGCCTGCCGGCCCCAGTCACCGAACTCGTGCCCGCTCGGGCCGGCCCGCGTCTCCATGGTGCCGCCGACATCGCTCCACTCGATCGGGCTGGACGAGGCGTGGGACGTTTGCAAGCCGCACGGCAGCTTCTCGCCCCTGCTCGTGTTCGTCAACTCAAAGTCGGGCGACAATCAGGGCGTAAAGTTTCTGCGCCGCTTCAAGCAACTTCTCAACCCGGCCCAGGTGTTTGATCTCATCTCGAGCGGTCCGGGCCTCGGGCTGCGCCTGTTTCGCCATTTCGATCCGTTCCGCATACTGATCTGCTCCGGTGATGGGTCGGTCGGCTGGGTGCTCAGCGAGATCGACCATCTAAACATGCAA AAACAATGCCAAATAGCAGTGCTTCCGCTTGGGACGGGTAACGATCTGGCCCGCGTCCTTGGCTGGGGCAGCTCCTGCGACGACGATGCGCACCTACCGCAGCTGCTGGAGCGATACGAGAAGGCTAGCACGAAAATGCTCGACAG ATGGAGCGTGATGGTTTTCGAGCGCGACATTGGCATCGCCTCGACACGCACGCCCAAGATGTCGATCTCGCACTATCCGGACCCGCTGCTCTCCCAGTACGAGGACAGTGCGCTGTGGCATCTGCAGTCAATTGTCTACAACGAAGACACACAAATGATGATACAATCGACGAGAATCCTGTGCGAAACGGTCAATGACTTTATTGCTAGAGTAAGAGAAACCAGCTCGGAAGAGGAGCAATTAAGCGTCAAATGTGATATTTTAAG ACAAAAGTTAGGAATGTTATTAGATACTCTGAAGGATGAGGAAGCTGGTCTTCACGGTGACGACGAATTATTTAGAACACTGAAAGAAATTGCtcaaaaaagtgcctcagaaagaCCAATAGATAC aaaaacaATAGAGAAAAACGAGAAAGACAAACTGAATTCCAAAGAGCGCATCAGTAGAATAGACCGTCGTTCGGAAAAGGAGGCACTTTTATGCCGGGCCAACAGCCTCAAGCGAGCAATACATGAAGTGGTGGAGATGAGCGAAAAGATCATACCGTACGCACCACAGAAGCGCCTTTCGGTACCTATGAACACCCTGCGAG CCACCGCTTCCTCATCGGATAATTCAGTGAACACGTCGCCGGCCACGCTGCCACCACCGCCCACCGGCATGATGTCGCCGTCGGTGTCGACGTCACGGCTGACCTGCATCTCACCGCTGCCCGACATGCGGCGCGACTCGATGGATGAGCACTTCTTCAGCACGCTGAACCTGCCCGTCCCGAAACAGTTCGCCGACGGGGGCAGCCGGCGCAGCTCGGGCGTACCGGAGTCGTACCGCATCTCGAGCATCGAGGAGCTGGAGGAGAACAGCGTGCACACGGAGCCGAAGCTGGCCGACCGCATCCTGGAGCCGCCGATCGAGGGCGAGTCCGAGATGGCGACCGACAACCCGGGCAAGGATCAGGACGACACGCTGAACCAAAAgtcgaccaccaccaccacatccGATTCGCAGTCGACCACGGCACCGTACGACTTTTCGTTCGAGTCCGACACGAAGACGGTCAAGTTCGATCTCGATCCGAACAGCGCGTTCGAGCGGCTCGGTTTCAAACCGTTCAAGAAAACGATCGaacagcaccatcagcagcagcagcagcagctgggaGGCGATGGACAGTCTCATCGCACCGaaggcggcggtggcggcggctaTCTGCAGTTTCAGCCGATCGAAGTGTACGAACGCAACTACTACCGTACCCATGGGCAGCGGCTGGGTGTCGGTGGGGCAGGAAAGGCCGGGCTGGCTGGTGGTTCGGGCGAGGCAGCGTCGGCGAAAGCGGGCGCATCGTGCAATATGCTGCAGGTGCCTACGATCTGCATTCCCAGCCTGGAGAAACCACCGGAAAACATCTACTTCAGCGAAAACATCACCATAATCGATACGGACATGCCG GAGCGTTCGTCCTCCGATGAGGTCCCGGGCGATGGCAGTGATATTCTTTCAGCAATAAGCAACGAAGAATGTAGCGTCACGTCGGAGATACTGGACAGACAATCAGATAACAACTCGCAGGTTCATGTGGGTGACATTATACAG GATCTGGACAACGATCGCTTCAGCCATATCGATTCGCCGGAAACGAGCGACACGACGGAAGCCCTGCACGGCGAAAGCCTGATGGACGACATCAGCTCGGTGCTGGGGCAGGACCTGCTGGGCGCCCTGCAGGACAACACCATCACGGAGGACACGACCACACTCTGCACGCTCGAGCACACCAAGCGGCGAAGCTTCAAGGGCAAGCGCACCGTCGCCGCCGCGTCCGAGCCGGTCGAGCTCGACCAGTGCGGGTTCGAGAACCGCGTCTTCGACATCGACAATCGGTGCGACGACCAGAAGGTGAAGGAACCACGGTTCTGCAGCCTGGCCAAGTTTGTCGAGGGCAACGACATCGCGCGTAAAAGCTTCAAGCGTCCGCACCGTGGCGGTGCCGTGCGTAACCTCGGCCCGCAACGGTACGCCAACCGGCTGTCGGTCGGCGAGAACGAGTACGAAAACATCAAAAGCTTTGCGCGCAACCTGCTGCCGGTGCACGGTTCCCCGTCCGACGTGTCCGTGTCGGAGACGGACACCGTGCGGTCGTCCGGCTTCGAGTACCGGAAGCTGGTGTCGGCGGCGAACGCGGAAGATGAGGACGAAAGCCTGCCGGACGATGAGCTAGGCGAGCGGTCGTTGAGCGAGAACGAGGAGTCGCGGCCGCGGCACCGCGCCCACGCGGATGACGATGAAGAGGGCGAGGAAGACgatgaggaggaagaggaggaagaggaggaggaagaggaggaggaagagaagGAGGAAGAGGATGAGGACGGGGACGAGAGTTTGCTCGGGCGGGACGATGAGCACGAGAAGGACGACCGTAGCGAGAAAAGCTTCCAGCTGCCGGGCATTCCCACGATCAACGTGGTGGTGGAGCCGCCCTCGCCGGCCATCAGCGACGAGCTGCGGTCGCTGCGCGTGCCGGACATACGGCGCCACTCGGAGCATACGCCGAACCTGCTGGCGCCGCGCGAAATCGACATCAATCGGCGCCACTCGAACAACAACCCGAACCTGCTCGGGTTCGACTCGGAGCACATCCGCTTCCTGAACTGCTCGCCGGCCGCGTCCCGGCgcatcagcagcggcagcctGCTGTTCAAGCCGGAGGGTTTGGGCAGCTCGAAGAGCAACATCTTCAGCTCCAACCTGGGCCTGTTCGGGACGGACAAGGATgcggaagagagaaagaaggaggaaaaggaggagCGCGTGAAGAAGCTGCCCATCATCAATCCGCTCGTCCGGCTGCCGTCCTGGCCGA ACGTAAGCACCGGTACGGGCTTCATATCGAAGTGCTTGCTGGCGAACGCGGACACGCTGTGTGCCGCGGTCAGCCCGCTGATGGATCCGGACGAAACGCTGCTGGAGGGGTACTACGAGAAGGCGGTCATGAACAACTACTTCGGCATCGGTATCGATGCGAAGATTTCGCTCGACTTCCACAACAAGCGCGAGGAGCACCCGGAGAAGTGCCGGTCGCGGGCCAAGAACTACATGTGGTACGGCGTGCTCGGCTCGAAGCAGTGGCTGCAGAAGACGTACAAAAACCTCGAGCAGAAGGTGCAGCTCGAGTGCGACGGGCAGCGCATCCCGCTGCCGTCGCTGCAGGGCATCGTGGTGCTGAACATACCGAGCTTCATGGGCGGTACGAACTTCTGGGGCAGCAAGAAGGAGGACGACTGCTTCCTGGCGCAGAGCTTCGACGACCGCATCCTGGAGGTGGTGGCCGTGTTCGGCTCGGTGCAGATGGCCGCCTCGCGGCTTATCAACCTGCAGCACCACCGGATAGCCCAGTGCCAGAGCGTGCAGATCAACATCCTTG GCGAAGAGTGCGTGCCGATACAGGTGGACGGGGAGGCGTGGCTGCAGCCGCCCGGCATGATACGCATCATACACAAGAACCGGGTGCAGATGCTGTGCCGCAACCGCAGCCTGGAGGTGTCGCTGAAGAGCTGGCAGGAGAAGCAGCGCCAGCACAGCATCAGCATCGCCCGGGAGCAACCGTCGACCGCGTCCGAGCATCACGTCGCGCCGTCCGAGGACATGTTCTCCGAGCGCGAGACGTACCTGCTGCTGAACTTTATCGAGTGCGTCAGCACGCTCGTGAAGTGGGTGAAGTTTCTGATCATCTCGCACCCATCGCTGCAGCCGAACCTGTACGTGGTGGCGTCGAAGACGGCGGACGCGCTGGAGTCGATCCACCCGGGGGGCAAAATCATCGAGGGACCAAACCTTCGCCGACAGCTGACCCAGTTG GTTCGTTGCGCCCGGCAGCTGTACGAGGACACGTGCGAGCTGTTGCGCGAGCGCAGCCACAGCCTGATACTGCGCGAAGATCTGGAAACCAAGCTGAGCGTGTCGCTCGCCAACATGGAGATGGAGCTGGGCAAGTGCTCGCTGCAGCAGTCGTCCGATACGGGCGAAACGAAGGTGTATCTGAACGTGCTAGCCCCGAACGAGGAGATCGATCATCGCAAGAAGCAGAAACCGTTCTGGTTGCGGTTCCGCACCGGGCACAGCTCGCACCACAGCCCCGCCCTGAGCGGTGCCGGCCCGAAAGCGGCCGGCACTACGTCGCGCGAAACCGTCAGCAACTGGGGGGTGGGTGAGGTCGTCACCTGGCTAGAGGCGATGCAGCTGGCCGAGTACGTGGACAGCTTCATCAAGAACGACATACGCGGCAAGGAGCTGCTAACGCTGGCGCGCCGCGATCTGAAGGACCTGGGCGTGACCAAGGTTGGCCATGTGAAGCGCATTTTGCAGGCGATCAAAGATCTTGGAACAGGATAG